GAACGCGCATGCGGAAGTTGGATCGAACCGCGCGCTCGCGCGCGACGATTGAGTAAAGCATGGAGAAGCGTTCAAGATGCGAAGCCAGCACAAGACGCGGCAAATCCGGCAATCCGGGACGCACTGCTAGCACCTATCGTCCGCCTATCCCTTACCTTCGACTTCGGCATTTCGACCTGTCCGTCTGCATAATGACGAGCGCGCAAATCACGCGACTTGTTCCGCAACGACCGGATTGCGAAGTACGCCGATTCGCTCGATCTCCACTTCAACGACGTCGCCCGGCTTTAAGAAAACCGGCGGCTTGCGGGCGAAGCCGACTCCGGGGGGGGTGCCGGTAAAGATCACGTCGCCTGTGTGAAGTGTGCAAACGCCCGAAATATATGCCACCAATTCGGCAACCGAAAAAATGAATTGGCGCGTTGAGGAATCCTGCATCGTCAGGCCGTTAATTCGCAGTTGAACTCGTAGATTCCCCGAATCACCAAGTTCATCGGCAGTGACCAACTCGGGCCCAAACGGAGCGAAGCCATCGAATGATTTCCCGAGCAGCCACTGCCCGCCCGGCTTGCCCGTCTGCCAGTCGCGGGCTGATACGTCGTGGCCGCAGCAATACCCGGCTACGTGCGCGAGCGATTCTTCAACTGGAATGTGCCGGCCTGCTCGCCCGATGACCACGACCAATTCCGCTTCGTAGTCAACTTTTCGGCTCGATTTGGGGAGCACGATCGGATCGCCGTGCGCCGCGACGGACGTCACAAACTTGCAAAAGATGACCGGCTCTGGCGGAGGATCTTTGCCCGTCTCGCGGGCATGATCGGCGTAGTTGAGCCCCACGCAGATCACTTTCTCAGGCCGCGGCACGGGAGCTAGCAGCTTGACGCTCTCCATCGGAAATGATTTCCCCGCGGCGACCGCGGCCGCGGCGCGCTCGATTCCCGTGGGCCCGAGTTCGAGCAACTCGACGATCGCGGCGGGCAACGACGGATCGGCCCGATTGAGATCGACGAGCGCCCCGTCGCGAGCCACGGCAACCCGCGACCCGGCGGCGCTTTGATAACTGACTAATCGCATACAACGACCTCCAGCCGAAGGACGAATTTCAAACGTGTGCTGTACGGTAACGCGCCGCGCAACTGGCGGCAAGTTGCCGCGGATTGACGGCGTTTCCCAAAATGGCCCCACGAATCGGCCATTGCCGGAATCGCCTGCCGATG
The sequence above is drawn from the Pirellulales bacterium genome and encodes:
- a CDS encoding fumarylacetoacetate hydrolase family protein, with translation MRLVSYQSAAGSRVAVARDGALVDLNRADPSLPAAIVELLELGPTGIERAAAAVAAGKSFPMESVKLLAPVPRPEKVICVGLNYADHARETGKDPPPEPVIFCKFVTSVAAHGDPIVLPKSSRKVDYEAELVVVIGRAGRHIPVEESLAHVAGYCCGHDVSARDWQTGKPGGQWLLGKSFDGFAPFGPELVTADELGDSGNLRVQLRINGLTMQDSSTRQFIFSVAELVAYISGVCTLHTGDVIFTGTPPGVGFARKPPVFLKPGDVVEVEIERIGVLRNPVVAEQVA